One Aquarana catesbeiana isolate 2022-GZ linkage group LG04, ASM4218655v1, whole genome shotgun sequence genomic region harbors:
- the MSH6 gene encoding DNA mismatch repair protein Msh6: MAKQSTLFSFFAKSPTLSTSRTKSGSSSSPTEADLPSLGGKKNNSPPKESAGAPKHGGKTPRASTPSVCDFSPGDLVWAKMAGHPWWPSLVYNHPNEDTHFRGKGKSLHVHVQFFDDPPTRGWIGVKYVKNYSGSSAAEAQKGGMFFSTRPEITKAMKMADDALKTEKDKRLALAVCTEPSDSEEEMEVEESSPVSDEEEPERKSNRPARQSKSNGKAKRRRIIVASDSEDECSDDEFKPDEKDAGSSDEASSGVDEETITSESEVEEDSPVKVPVKRKRGGGTSRTPASKKSLQNEISETPKRTSNVSAEAKLKLSSFSAPESFESQSTTGAAGGVTVWEHEKFEWLQDGRRKDGNRKKQSDENYDPTTLYVPDDFLNKCTPGVKKWWQLKSQIFDTVIFYKVGKFYELYHMDAVIGVNELGLTFMKGTWAHSGFPEIAFGRFSDVLVQKGYKVARIEQTETPEMMEARCKSMSHPTKFDRVVRREICRIITKGTQTYSVLDGSPSESHSKYLLSFKEKPDDSSGHQRVYGVCFVDTSVGKFHIGQFYDDRHCSRFRTLVAHFPPVQILFEKGNPSSDTKRVLKSGLSTAIQEGLQATSQFWDGTKTLKTLAEEGYFVKEGKGDHDNGTLPPVIKNMTSDSDSLALTPGEKSELALSALGACIFYMKKCLIDQELLSMGNFEEYVPVDVDIEKAQSSTSFFAKTSQRMVLDGVTLTNLEILQNGTNGSTEGTLLEKLDTCFTPFGKRLLKQWLCAPLCNPFSINDRLDALEDLMAIPEKVTEVGELLKKLPDLERLLSKIHSIGSPLKSQNHPDSRAVMYEETTYSKKKIGDFLSALEGFKVMREVIKVMDDAVDDFKSNILKQVVALKDKHPKGRFPDLSSELKRWDTSFDHEKAKKTGVITPKAGFDPDYDEALRDIKTAEQNLTDYLEKQRKRLGCKNIVYWGTAKNRYQMEMPESVTERNLPEEYELKSTKKGYKRYWTKTIEKLFGELVNAEERRDAALKDCMRRLFYNFDKNCKEWQTAVECFAVLDVLMCLAQYSRGGDGPVCRPVVALPDDTSPYLELRGSRHPCITKTFFGDDFIPNDVVIGCKDEDCNEDNNGASCVLVTGPNMGGKSTLLRQAGLLVVMAQLGCYVPAEVCRLTPVDRVFTRLGASDRIMSGESTFFVELSETSSILQHATEHSLVLLDELGRGTATFDGTAIASAVVKELSERIRCRTLFSTHYHSLVEDYSHTPAVRLGHMACMVENECEDPSQETITFLYKFIQGACPKSYGFNAARLANIPDDIIQSGHRKAREFESIMLSVKIFRQLNTLLDEHTSDLQAINKLLEML, from the exons TGTTTGCGATTTCTCACCTGGTGACCTTGTTTGGGCCAAGATGGCAGGTCACCCCTGGTGGCCGTCATTAGTTTACAACCACCCCAATGAAGACACACATTTCAGAGGAAAGGGCAAGTCTCTTCATGTTCATGTGCAGTTCTTTGATGACCCACCAACTAGAGGATGGATAGGTGTAAAATATGTGAAGAATTATTCAG gtTCCTCTGCTGCAGAAGCCCAAAAAGGGGGCATGTTTTTCAGTACCAGGCCTGAAATAACTAAAGCAATGAAAATGGCAGACGATGCACTGAAAACGGAAAAGGACAAGAGACTGGCACTGGCTGTTTGCACAGAACCTTCTGATTCTGAGGAGGAAATggag GTCGAGGAAAGTTCTCCAGTAAGCGATGAAGAAGAACCAGAAAGAAAATCAAACCGTCCAGCTCGGCAAAGTAAGAGTAATGGGAAGGCCAAGAGGAGAAGAATAATTGTTGCGTCTGACAGCGAAGATGAGTGCTCTGATGATGAGTTCAAGCCGGATGAAAAGGATGCTGGGAGCAGTGATGAGGCCAGCAGCGGTGTAGATGAGGAGACAATCACTTCAGAGAGCGAAGTGGAGGAAGACAGTCCAGTAAAGGTTCCTGTGAAACGCAAGCGAGGTGGTGGTACTTCCAGGACTCCAGCTTCTAAAAAGAGTCTGCAAAATGAGATTTCAGAAACTCCAAAGAGAACAAGCAATGTATCTGCAGAAGCCAAACTAAAGCTGTCGTCCTTCTCTGCCCCAGAATCTTTTGAGTCTCAGTCGACCACAGGTGCTGCTGGAGGGGTTACTGTTTGGGAACATGAGAAGTTTGAGTGGCTGCAGGATGGCCGGAGAAAAGATGGCAATCGCAAAAAGCAGAGTGATGAAAATTATGACCCAACAACACTGTATGTTCCAGAtgattttctcaataaatgcactCCAGGAGTGAAGAAATGGTGGCAGCTCAAATCTCAGATCTTTGACACGGTCATATTCTACAAGGTTGGGAAGTTCTATGAACTGTACCACATGGATGCGGTTATTGGCGTCAATGAATTGGGCCTGACCTTCATGAAGGGAACTTGGGCTCACTCAGGTTTTCCAGAGATTGCTTTTGGCCGATTCTCTGATGTTCTGGTACAGAAGGGATACAAAGTAGCCAGGATAGAGCAGACAGAAACCCCAGAGATGATGGAAGCGCGTTGCAAGTCAATGTCTCATCCAACCAAATTTGATCGGGTGGTGCGGAGGGAAATATGTAGAATTATTACAAAGGGCACCCAGACCTACAGTGTTCTTGATGGAAGCCCCTCTGAAAGCCATAGTAAATATCTTTTGAGCTTTAAGGAAAAACCAGATGATTCCTCTGGGCATCAGAGAGTATATGGTGTGTGCTTTGTGGACACCTCAGTGGGGAAATTTCACATTGGTCAGTTTTATGACGATCGCCATTGTTCAAGGTTCAGGACTCTAGTAGCACACTTTCCTCCAGTTCAGATACTGTTCGAAAAAGGCAACCCTTCATCTGACACAAAGAGGGTTCTTAAAAGCGGTTTGTCCACTGCAATTCAAGAGGGTTTGCAAGCTACCTCCCAGTTTTGGGATGGCACAAAAACACTAAAGACCCTGGCTGAGGAAGGCTACTTTGTGAAAGAAGGCAAAGGTGACCATGATAATGGCACTTTACCCCCCGTTATTAAGAACATGACTTCAGACAGCGACTCGCTGGCACTTACCCCTGGAGAAAAGAGTGAGCTGGCTCTTTCTGCTTTGGGGGCAtgcattttttacatgaaaaaatgtcTCATTGATCAGGAGTTGCTTTCTATGGGCAACTTTGAAGAATATGTTCCGGTTGATGTTGACATTGAAAAGGCCCAAAGCTCAACCAGTTTCTTTGCTAAAACCAGTCAGCGAATGGTGCTTGATGGGGTAACACTAACCAATCTAGAAATCTTACAGAATGGGACCAATGGGTCTACTGAAGGTACACTGCTGGAAAAACTAGACACGTGCTTCACTCCTTTTGGAAAACGCCTCTTAAAACAGTGGCTTTGTGCACCCCTGTGCAATCCTTTTTCAATTAACGATCGTCTAGATGCACTGGAAGATCTCATGGCTATCCCAGAAAAAGTGACTGAAGTGGGAGAGCTTCTGAAAAAACTTCCAGATCTGGAGAGACTTCTGAGCAAAATTCACAGTATTGGCTCACCACTGAAAAGCCAAAACCACCCGGACAGCAGAGCGGTGATGTACGAGGAGACTACATACAGCAAAAAGAAGATCGGAGATTTCCTTTCTGCTCTGGAAGGTTTTAAGGTGATGCGTGAAGTCATCAAGGTTATGGACGATGCCGTTGATGATTTTAAGTCTAATATCCTCAAGCAGGTTGTGGCTCTTAAAGATAAACATCCTAAAGGTCGATTCCCAGACTTATCGTCTGAACTGAAGAGGTGGGACACTTCATTCGATCACGAGAAGGCTAAAAAAACAGGGGTGATTACCCCTAAAGCTGGCTTTGACCCAGACTATGATGAAGCACTGAGAGATATCAAGACTGCAGAGCAGAATCTTACAGACTATCTGGAGAAACAACGCAAGAGACTTGGGTGTAAAAATATAGTGTATTGGGGAACGGCGAAGAATCGCTACCAAATGGAAATGCCAGAGAGTGTAACGGAGCGCAATCTGCCAGAGGAGTACGAGCTCAAATCCACAAAGAAGGGCTACAAACGTTACTGGACAAAGACCATTGAGAAGCTTTTTGGTGAGCTGGTGAATGCAGAAGAGCGAAGGGACGCAGCACTAAAAGATTGCATGAGGAGGTTGTTTTACAACTTTGATAAAAACTGCAAAGAGTGGCAGACAGCCGTGGAATGCTTTGCTGTGCTCG ATGTCCTCATGTGTCTTGCTCAGTACAGCCGTGGTGGTGATGGACCAGTTTGTAGACCCGTTGTAGCTTTGCCTGATGACACGTCGCCTTATTTGGAGCTTAGAGGGTCCCGCCACCCTTGtattacaaaaaccttttttggagatgACTTTATTCCAAACGATGTTGTGATTGGCTGCAAGGATGAGGACTGCAATGAGGACAATAATGGCGCCAGCTGTGTACTTGTGACGGGTCCAAACATGGGTGGGAAATCCACTCTACTCAGACAA GCCGGTCTCCTGGTGGTTATGGCACAGCTGGGATGTTATGTACCCGCTGAGGTTTGTAGACTGACTCCAGTGGACAGAGTCTTTACAAGACTGGGAGCATCAGACAGAATTATGTCAG GTGAAAGTACGTTTTTTGTGGAGTTGAGTGAAACCTCCAGTATACTTCAGCATGCAACAGAACATTCCCTTGTGCTTCTGGATGAACTTG GTCGGGGCACAGCTACATTTGATGGAACAGCTATAGCTAGTGCTGTCGTAAAAGAACTCTCTGAACGGATCAGATGCCGCACATTGTTTTCCACACACTACCACTCATTGGTGGAGGATTACTCCCACACACCCGCCGTACGGCTTGGTCATATG GCCTGTATGGTTGAAAATGAGTGTGAAGATCCCAGCCAGGAGACTATTACTTTCCTATACAAGTTTATCCAGGGGGCATGTCCAAAAAGCTATGGATTCAATGCAGCAAGACTGGCTAACATACCAGACGATATCATTCAGAGTGGTCACAGGAAAGCGAGGGAGTTTGAAAGCATCATGCTGTCTGTGAAGATATTCAG GCAGTTGAACACGTTGCTGGATGAACATACTTCGGATTTGCAAGCGATCAACAAACTACTGGAAATGctttaa